A genome region from Coturnix japonica isolate 7356 chromosome 13, Coturnix japonica 2.1, whole genome shotgun sequence includes the following:
- the FAXDC2 gene encoding fatty acid hydroxylase domain-containing protein 2 isoform X5, with the protein MKRDSGYSTMAAHQEQEEKLWVAVKMSALVLGSALLIFTALMNSVPWCMQKIWDSSGYFWQTTWLKLYYLFDGREWSLFLFGAALVPSLAFWCFNGILMVADVTGKPTFITRYRIQLGKNDPVDIQKLRQAIYTALFNQFFVSFPMLVPMFYVMKWWGNTFSKELPTFQWFLVELSIFTLIEEILFYYSHRLAHVPLLYKHIHKKHHEWTAPIGVVSIYAHPLEHIFSNTLPVMTGPMLMGSHVVSITVWFSLALITTSISHCGYHLPFLPSPEFHDFHHLKFNQCYGVLGVLDYLHGTDDVFRQSKAYERHRVLLSLTPLSKSIPDIPKRAG; encoded by the exons ATGAAGAGAGACTCTGGGTATTCCACTATGGCTGCACATCAGGAGCAG GAAGAGAAGCTCTGGGTTGCCGTGAAGATGTCTGCCCTTGTCCTTGGCTCAGCCCTGCTCATATTCACTGCATTAATGAACTCTGTTCCTTG GTGCATGCAAAAGATCTGGGATTCTTCGGGCTACTTCTGGCAGACAACATGGCTGAAGCTTTACTACCTGTTTGATGGAAGGGAATGGTCACTTTTCCTCTTTG GGGCTGCTTTGGTTCCTAGCCTTGCTTTTTGGTGCTTCAATGGAATCCTTATGGTGGCTGATGTAACAGGAAAGCCAACTTTCATTACTCGGTATCGCATTCAGCTGGGCAAGAATGATCCT GTGGACATACAGAAATTGCGACAAGCCATCTACACAGCGCTGTTTAATCAGTTCTTTGTCTCCTTTCCCATGCTCGTGCCCATGTTCTATGTAATGAAATGGTGGGGCAACACCTTCAGCAAGGAATTACCCACTTTCCAGTGGTTTCTTGTGGAGCTGAGCATCTTTACCCTCATAGAGGAAATCCTCTTCTATTATTCACACAG ACTTGCTCATGTCCCACTCCTGTACAAGCACATCCACAAGAAGCACCACGAATGGACGGCCCCCATTGGCGTGGTCTCCATTTATGCTCACCCATTAGAACACATA TTCTCCAACACGCTGCCTGTCATGACTGGCCCGATGCTCATGGGGTCTCACGTGGTTTCAATCACAGTGTGGTTCTCCCTTGCTCTTATAACAACAAGCATTTCACACTGCGGTTACCACCTGCCCTTCCTACCATCGCCAGAGTTCCATGACTTCCATCACCTCAA GTTCAACCAGTGTTACGGAGTCCTGGGAGTGCTGGATTATCTGCACGGAACAGATGATGTGTTCAGACAAAGCAAAGCCTACGAGAGACACAGGGTCCTCCTCAGCCTCACACCACTCTCCAAAAGCATCCCTGATATACCCAAGAGGGCAGGGTGA
- the FAXDC2 gene encoding fatty acid hydroxylase domain-containing protein 2 isoform X4, whose amino-acid sequence MHSFCGQQMKRDSGYSTMAAHQEQEEKLWVAVKMSALVLGSALLIFTALMNSVPWCMQKIWDSSGYFWQTTWLKLYYLFDGREWSLFLFGAALVPSLAFWCFNGILMVADVTGKPTFITRYRIQLGKNDPVDIQKLRQAIYTALFNQFFVSFPMLVPMFYVMKWWGNTFSKELPTFQWFLVELSIFTLIEEILFYYSHRLAHVPLLYKHIHKKHHEWTAPIGVVSIYAHPLEHIFSNTLPVMTGPMLMGSHVVSITVWFSLALITTSISHCGYHLPFLPSPEFHDFHHLKFNQCYGVLGVLDYLHGTDDVFRQSKAYERHRVLLSLTPLSKSIPDIPKRAG is encoded by the exons ATGAAGAGAGACTCTGGGTATTCCACTATGGCTGCACATCAGGAGCAG GAAGAGAAGCTCTGGGTTGCCGTGAAGATGTCTGCCCTTGTCCTTGGCTCAGCCCTGCTCATATTCACTGCATTAATGAACTCTGTTCCTTG GTGCATGCAAAAGATCTGGGATTCTTCGGGCTACTTCTGGCAGACAACATGGCTGAAGCTTTACTACCTGTTTGATGGAAGGGAATGGTCACTTTTCCTCTTTG GGGCTGCTTTGGTTCCTAGCCTTGCTTTTTGGTGCTTCAATGGAATCCTTATGGTGGCTGATGTAACAGGAAAGCCAACTTTCATTACTCGGTATCGCATTCAGCTGGGCAAGAATGATCCT GTGGACATACAGAAATTGCGACAAGCCATCTACACAGCGCTGTTTAATCAGTTCTTTGTCTCCTTTCCCATGCTCGTGCCCATGTTCTATGTAATGAAATGGTGGGGCAACACCTTCAGCAAGGAATTACCCACTTTCCAGTGGTTTCTTGTGGAGCTGAGCATCTTTACCCTCATAGAGGAAATCCTCTTCTATTATTCACACAG ACTTGCTCATGTCCCACTCCTGTACAAGCACATCCACAAGAAGCACCACGAATGGACGGCCCCCATTGGCGTGGTCTCCATTTATGCTCACCCATTAGAACACATA TTCTCCAACACGCTGCCTGTCATGACTGGCCCGATGCTCATGGGGTCTCACGTGGTTTCAATCACAGTGTGGTTCTCCCTTGCTCTTATAACAACAAGCATTTCACACTGCGGTTACCACCTGCCCTTCCTACCATCGCCAGAGTTCCATGACTTCCATCACCTCAA GTTCAACCAGTGTTACGGAGTCCTGGGAGTGCTGGATTATCTGCACGGAACAGATGATGTGTTCAGACAAAGCAAAGCCTACGAGAGACACAGGGTCCTCCTCAGCCTCACACCACTCTCCAAAAGCATCCCTGATATACCCAAGAGGGCAGGGTGA
- the LARP1 gene encoding la-related protein 1 isoform X4 yields MDLKDIFPADGQSENTTPAKVVRAANPRQRKGSKVGDFGDATNWPTPGEIAHKSVQQPHKAPSLRKLPIKKDMKEQEKGDGSDGKESLKTKSDESGEEKNGDDDNQKSAQKKKGNKHKWVPLQIDMKSEVPRDKTASRNNRQNEQHRHLSNNRGELKGWHPDNKHERPWQDHDETSSVKSEGGAVRGAFRGRGRGRGRGRGRGRGGHFDYQYGYRKFEGSDGSRTQKYASNITYYFDNISSTELYSVDQELLKDYIKRQIEYYFSVDNLERDFFLRRKMDSDGFLPITLIASFHRVQALTTDISLIIKALKDSKVVEIVDQKIRRKEQPEKWALPGPPMADYTQTDFSQFINCPEFVPRQSFQKETESAPGSPRPTSPVPTKTEEVSNLKTMPKGLSTSLPDLDSETWIEVKKRPRPSPARPKKPEESKTPQQQKQKDQDEPEELDFLFDEEMEQMDGRKNTFTDWSDEDSDYEIDDRDVNKILIVTQTPPYLRRHPGGDRTGNHTSRAKMSSELAKVINDGLYYYEQDLWTEQFEPEYSQIKQEVENFKKVNMISREQFDTLTPEPPVDPNQEVPPGPPRFQQVPTDALANKLFGVPEPSTIARSLPTTVPESPNYRNARTPRTPRTPQLKDPTQTPRFYPVVKEGRTIDAKTPRKRKTRHSSNPPMECHVGWVMDSREHRPRTASISSSPSEGTPAVGSYGCTPQSLPKFQHPSHELLKENGFTQHVYHKYRRRCLNERKRLGIGQSQEMNTLFRSTKTSPFCAALVTPFVSPPLGSLGSPARKLRGVRFPIAGAEAAALQCCGASDLHDLADISHPTSGSASSTSTVANGAQPCWSSRSVLPSVFISNLPLGLALPPLTFYPSITDNLEVNQRTFAKDRFVVTPSCKDSSWEAGRHLDLNLHGCCSRLPRAHCMQRQDFAEGAFPFLFTWKNETNYKKHDTP; encoded by the exons aaaacacaacTCCTGCTAAAGTGGTGAGGGCTGCCAACCCAAGACAGCGGAAGGGAAGCAAG GTTGGTGACTTTGGTGATGCTACAAATTGGCCAACACCAGGAGAAATAGCCCACAAGAGTGTCCAG CAGCCACACAAAGCACCATCCCTCCGGAAACTGCCTATcaagaaagacatgaaagaaCAGGAGAAAGGGGATGGGAGTGATGGCAAAGAGAGCCTGAAAACCAAATCAGATGAGTCCGGGGAGGAGAAGAACGGTGATGATGACAACCAGAAGTCAGCCCAGAAGAAGAAAG GCAACAAACACAAGTGGGTCCCTTTGCAGATAGACATGAAGTCAGAGGTACCTCGGGACAAAACGGCCTCTCGGAACAACCGGCAAAATGAGCAGCACAGGCACCTCTCCAACAACCGTGGCGAGCTGAAAG gctggcacCCGGACAATAAGCACGAGCGCCCCTGGCAGGACCATGATGAGACCTCCAGTGTGAAGAGCGAGGGGGGAGCTGTACGAGGAGCCTTCCGGGGCCGAGGCAGGGGCCGTGGCAGAGGCCGGGGCCGCGGCAGAGGAG GGCACTTTGATTACCAGTATGGATACCGGAAATTTGAGGGCTCAGATGGCTCCCGCACCCAGAAGTATGCTAGCAACATCACTTACTATTTTGACAACATTAGCAGCACCGAGCTCTATAGCGTGGACCAGGAACTGCTCAAGGATTACATCAAGCGACAGAT AGAATATTACTTCAGTGTGGACAACCTGGAGCGAGACTTCTTCCTGCGTCGCAAGATGGATTCAGATGGCTTCCTTCCCATCACCCTGATCGCCAGTTTCCACCGGGTGCAGGCACTGACTACTGACATCAGTCTCATCATCAAG GCTTTAAAGGACAGCAAGGTGGTGGAAATTGTGGACCAGAAgatcagaagaaaagagcagcCTGAAAAATGGGCTCTGCCTGGCCCTCCTATGGCAGACTACACACAGACTGACTTTTCACAGTTCATCAACTGTCCTGAGTTTGTGCCCCGGCAAAGCTTCCAAAAGGAAACAG AATCTGCTCCTGGCTCCCCACGTCCCACCAGCCCAGTCCCCACGAAAACAGAGGAAGTCAGTAACCTGAAGACAATGCCCAAGGGCCTGTCCACAAGTCTGCCTGACCTGGATTCAGAGACATGGATTGAAGTGAAGAAGAGGCCTCGGCCCTCTCCAGCCAGGCCCAAG AAACCAGAGGAGTCAAagaccccacagcagcagaagcaaaaggacCAAGATGAGCCTGAGGAGTTGGACTTCCTCTTTGATGAGGAGATGGAGCAGATGGATGGCCGCAAGAACACGTTCACCGACTGGTCAGACGAGGATTCAGATTACGAAATTGATGATCGGGATGTGAACAAGATCCTCATTGTGACTCAGACACCTCCTTACCTACGCCGGCATCCTGGTGGAGACCGGACTGGCAACCACACATCCAGGGCTAAAATGAGTTCAGAGCTGGCCAAGGTGATCAATGATGGGCTGTACTACTACGAGCAAGACCTGTGGACAGAGCAGTTTGAGCCAGAGTACTCGCAGATCAAG CAAGAGGTGGAGAACTTCAAGAAGGTGAATATGATCAGCAGGGAGCAGTTTGATACTCTGACCCCAGAGCCCCCCGTGGATCCAAACCAGGAGGTCCCTCCTGGCCCCCCCAGGTTCCAGCAAG TACCTACAGATGCTTTGGCTAACAAGTTGTTTGGAGTACCTGAACCTTCAACCATCGCCCGATCTTTGCCTACAACTGTACCAGAATCACCCAACTACCGCAATGCAAGGACCCCCCGGACCCCTCGCACACCTCAGCTGAAGGACCCAACACAGACACCCCGGTTCTACCCAGTGGTGAAGGAGGGAAGGACGATAGATGCCAAG ACTCCACGGAAGAGGAAGACAAGGCacagttccaaccccccaaTGGAGTGCCATGTCGGCTGGGTGATGGACTCCCGGGAGCACAGACCCAGAACTGCCTCCATCAG CTCTAGCCCCTCTGAGGGAACTCCAGCCGTCGGAAGCTACGGCTGCACCCCACAGTCCCTGCCCAAGTTCCAGCATCCTTCACATGAGCTGCTCAAGGAGAATGGCTTCACGCAACACGTCTACCACAAGTACCGTCGGCGCTGCCTTAACG AGCGAAAGCGGCTGGGCATTGGTCAATCCCAGGAGATGAATACGCTCTTCCG ATCTACCAAAACAAGTCCTTTCTGTGCAGCCCTGGTGACTCCTTTTGTGTCCCCACCCCTTGGATCGCTGGGCAGCCCAGCCAGGAAGCTCAGAGGAGTGAGGTTCCCTATAGCAGGGGCCGAAGCCGCAGCATTGCAGTGCTGCGGAGCCTCTGATCTCCACGACCTGGCTGACATTTCCCATCCCACGTCTGGCAGTGCTTCTTCAACATCAACCGTCGCTAACGGCGCCCAGCCCTGTTGGTCTTCCCGGTCCGTCCTCCCCAGCGTCTTCATCTCCAACCTTCCTCTGGGTCTGGCTCTCCCTCCACTCACTTTTTACCCTTCCATCACGGACAATTTGGAAGTCAACCAAAGGACCTTTGCCAAGGATAGGTTTGTTGTGACTCCTTCCTGCAAGGATAGCAGCTGGGAGGCCGGCAGGCACCTGGACTTGAATCTGCATGGATGCTGCAGCCGCCTGCCCAGGGCTCATTGCATGCAAAGACAGGACTTTGCTGAAGGagcctttcccttccttttcacttGGAAAAACGAAACAAACTACAAAAAACACGATACCCcctga